Proteins from a genomic interval of Rhodococcoides fascians A25f:
- a CDS encoding SDR family NAD(P)-dependent oxidoreductase, with amino-acid sequence MKLTDNTFLVTGGASGLGAATATAIVEAGGRVVIADLPTSDGEMTAKGLGDAAVFVAVDITDEDSFGAALDAVESHGPLRGAVHCAGRGGDRLRILDKEGNPAPLQSFRDVLEVNLIGTYNVLRLVSARVSRNEPIDGERGAIVLTASVAAFDGQIGQTSYTASKAAVHGITLVAARDLASVGIRVNTIAPGVFDTPMLARLREDIREGLAAGVPFPKRLGQPADYAGMAVTLLGNSYVNGETIRLDGAIRMAPR; translated from the coding sequence ATGAAGCTCACAGACAACACTTTTCTCGTCACCGGCGGCGCATCCGGACTCGGCGCGGCAACGGCAACCGCAATAGTCGAGGCGGGCGGCCGGGTCGTCATTGCCGATCTACCCACGTCGGACGGTGAGATGACCGCAAAAGGCCTCGGCGACGCCGCGGTTTTCGTCGCCGTGGACATCACCGACGAAGATTCCTTCGGTGCCGCACTCGACGCCGTGGAATCCCACGGTCCACTTCGCGGTGCCGTGCACTGCGCCGGCCGCGGTGGGGATCGTCTGCGGATCTTGGACAAGGAGGGCAATCCTGCACCGTTGCAGAGCTTCCGCGATGTGCTCGAGGTGAACTTGATCGGGACGTACAACGTACTTCGGTTGGTGTCCGCCCGGGTTTCTCGCAACGAGCCGATCGACGGAGAGCGAGGGGCCATCGTCCTGACCGCGTCCGTCGCTGCGTTCGACGGCCAGATCGGTCAGACGTCCTACACAGCCTCGAAGGCGGCGGTGCACGGCATAACCCTGGTTGCCGCGCGCGATCTAGCCAGTGTTGGTATTCGAGTGAACACCATCGCCCCCGGAGTGTTCGACACACCGATGTTGGCGCGTTTGCGTGAGGACATTCGCGAGGGTCTCGCAGCGGGCGTCCCGTTCCCGAAGCGACTCGGCCAGCCGGCGGACTACGCAGGAATGGCTGTGACCCTGCTCGGTAATTCGTACGTGAACGGTGAAACCATTCGGCTCGATGGCGCGATCCGGATGGCACCGCGATGA